acgacgacgccgcggcggggttgccggcggcggcccccCGGCGGGCCCGAGCCTCCCGccggaaggcggcggcgcgtggcgtGGGGCAGCGGGCCGTGCTGCTGGTGGCGAGGTGGTGGCCcgtcctcctgctcctcccgGCCGTCGCGCTCCTCCTCTTCGAGGCCTCGCGTCTCCGCGCCTCCCCCGGTCCATCCCCGCCAGTATCCAAGTCCAGTCTCGGCCGGCTCGACCCGACCACCCGACTCGTCCATGGCTTGCGGGAGCGTGAGTccccccctctctgtttcgaTCTGCGTGTAGCTGTTCCCAAATTCCTGTAGGTTCCCAACATGATAGATTGCACTGTAGCACTCGACTTTGATGTTAAATTGGTAATGTGGGTGCTGTATTGCATAATGTGCTGAGCTTACGTTGGTAGTCTGGGCTACTGTTTGCACAATTCATTATACATATCGTGTTAGTTGACATTTGTACTCCTTTTAGATCTTGCACATTCAGAGAGCATGAGATCTTTCTTACTTCCTGCACACCAACCGTCTGGAACTTCACTAGTCAAGTGAAATCGCATGTCCAAAGGGAAGTATTCATAACAGATCAGAGAGCAATAGCATTCCAAACAAGTCTACCATCTGGCATTAGTACCTTGTTCTTTTTGTTCATCAAAGCTTCTCTTGGTTTAGCATACACATCATTCTAATTTCGCAATACATTTAAACATTAAGCAATGACTTGGTTATATTTTGTCTGTATGATGTTGGCAGCTTGCTTGAAGTTCCTTAGTCCCAAAGGTATAGAAAATTTGGTATTTCCTGAAGGCACAAGACTTAATTCTGTGGTCAAGAGGATTATATACAAATCTGATGACAATGACTATGATACATACCACTCTGACGCAAACTCAACATATTTGCTGCAACATGCTGAAGCTACCAGGTTCAATCTGTTTACAGGATTTCAGACACTTCCTGACAGAGAGGAGAGCTTCAAGGTGAACATGCACTACATTGCTATTAAAAGCTTCTCTCTgtaaatctatttactttgtttccaCTACTTCTCCAGGTGAATGAAACTATTAATCTCTCTgtaaatctatttactttgtttccaCTACTTCTCCAGGTGAATGAAACTATTAATGTGCACTGTGGTTTCTACAGTGACAATGGTGGTTTCAAAATTTCTGACATTGACATGAGATATATGAGATCTTGTAAAGTTGTTGTATCTACCTGTGCATTTGGTGGTGGGGATGATCTATATCAGCCTATTGGAATGGTCAATTCTTCAATTGGAAAGGTACCAGGTCATGCAAGATTTTCTGAAGTGCAAACTCTTTGTAAATTATCACatttgaagattttttttctttgttgattTGAATGGTCTTGTGGTTAAGCAGGTCTGTTATGTTGCTCTCTGGGATGAGGTCACACTATCAACTCAGGAATCTGAAGGAAGAGTAGTCGATGGCAACGGAATGAGAGGAAGGTGGCGCATCATTGTTGTCAGGAGCCTCCCCTTTGTTGATCAGCGGTTAAATGGAAAGATACCAAAGGTAAAACATGGGCTTCTAAAATATGCCTTCGATGCTTGTGTTACTTTTGCCATTGTGGCTCTTGATAGAGAAACATGGCCAGGAACGTAAATTTGCTACTATTGCCATGAGTTTTATGCTTGtcaagtttttttcttttgaaggaTAGTAAAGTGCATTTCTGATAGTAAAATGCATAGCATTTCCTCTTTGGCAGATGTTGAGTCATCGCCTTTTCCCAGAAGCAAGATACTCTATATGGGTGGACTCTAAATACCAATTCCGAAGGGATCCAATAGGAGTGCTTGAAGCACTTCTTTGGAGAACAAATTCTACCTTTGCTATTTCTGAACATGGAGCACGGAGTAACATCTACGACGAGGGTAAAGCTATTGTTCAAAAGCACAAGGCTACTCCAGAAGAAGTTGAGGTTCAGTTAACTCAGTATCGTAAAGATGGGATGCCAGATGCAAAAAGATTACATGGGTTAAAAGGTTAGTGTTTAATTATGAAGAATGGGAAGTAGTGTTGCCTACTTACCCTGCATATATGGAACCTTTTCTGTAAGTTCCATAGCGGATATGTGAAGCACGGTTGATATGATAATATATCTGTtctatttttcagctttagctGAAGCTTCAGTCATTGTGAGGGAGCTGGCCCCAGTGACGAACCACTTCATGTGTGCTTGGTTCAATGAAGTTGTTCGATTCACATCTCGAGACCAACTCAGTTTTCCGTATGTCTTGTGGCGTCTAAACATGCCAGGAATCAATATGTTCCCTGTGTGCACTCGGAGGGATCTTGTGAACAGTTTGGGTCACACAAGAAAAGTAAAACCTCTTCTTACACAGACCATTTCAGAGTCTTCTACCACGTAAATGCCATTTCTGGTTCATCTGCTGACAATCAACTAACCACCGTTGATTTATATGGTTATAATCTGCCGCACACCTGGTCCACAGTTTTGTTGTAAATTATTCTTTCATTGTTAGTCAAAATCGTCACGGTCTCTCTGTACAAGGATTTGCACCAGATAGACATTAAGAGGCAACCAATCCGTATCTTGATGGTACCTGTAAAGTTCTCTTTTATTTGGTGCGAAGGAGCAATGTCACCCTTTacttttgctatatatatatgaatgtgtAACATGTGAATTTGTGATGCACCTGTTGCTGGCGATCAATGAGAACGGTCTCATCTGCTGTCCTTTGCACCCCCAGGAAAGACGTCTTAGTCTTTCGCTTATgcgcttatgcttatgagctgaaatttaaacttttaaccataaatttaaatttaaagttgattctGAAGTTTTTGCACTGAAGGTTATTTTCAGCCATGGCTTTAAGACCgctaagaataaatatataaaattgttatttataaattgttttttatttataaatacgtattttttcataaaatatatgaacaaTCACCCTGGTACTCGTCGTCAGAAATCTGGAGCCTAATTTTGGTCACCTGTAGTGCTGTGTGTGTGGTTGGAgagttaaaaaaactgaatttgCACGCATTTTTCTCTAGCCGGTACTGTTACCCTGTAATCACAGTAACAGACATGTTTCTCCGAAAAAACGACGAGCGGTTGATTTTATCCTGGTGTTTGGAGAAAGTCCACCAAAGTACCTGAACTCAAAGTACCTGCACTTAAAAGGCGAGTCTGGTTTTATTTTCCATTAACcgaaatactaaaaatatgtacacCTAGACTCGTATAATCTATCTAAAAAGATCCATCGGCAATATTGACTTagtatttgatatgttttcttGATGTGACAtccggtgggtcccacatgttgagtttttttatttctcttcccttctcttccttcttctcctttctcttctttctcttttctctgcTTCTCTCCTGTCCTGGGGCTAGGGCGGCCAGTGGCGGTGGGCGGGCAGCGACGAGGgttgggggagggggagggggggtggACGGCGGGTAGTGGGCATTGGGCGGGGGCCGGTGGGATGGGCATGGTCGGCGTCGTCGTGTGGCGTggtcgacgtcgtcgtcgggcgGCGGAATGGGCACGGTCGGCGTCATCGTCGGGTTGGTGACTGGAGCGCGGTCGGCATCATCATCGGGCTGGTGATGAGGACCTTGCCCTCGCGGGACAGCCTGGCTacctcgtcatcgtcgtccgTCGCTAGGGGTGGACAAAAAACTTGGGCACGTGAGCTCAGCTCGGGCTTGGCTCGAGCTCACGatgctcggctcggctcgaaaACTAAACGAGCCAAGCCCAAGCTAGCTCCATAGCTCATTTGCAAATCAAGCGAGCCCAAGCTGCTTGCAAGCCGCTCGGTAGGCTTGTTGAGCTGTGGAAAAACTGCCTTGGCCATTAAGAAGTTGTCTGGCCCAtgagaaatagaaaaacacTAACCTATTATACGCTCGCATAACAGAAACGCTCCTCCTCTTTCTGGCTTCTCACATGGCTATGCTGCCCTCATACTGAGACCGAGACAGCGAGTACGATTGGGCGGCGAGAGAAGTTGTCGGCCACCGCGGCACCACCTCCCTCCTTGTGTGGCTACGCCGGCTTCGGCCTCCCTCTCGAGTGTCGCTCGATCTTGACGCCCCTGTGCCACCGGCATCCCTGCCCAAGCCAACTCGAGCTTTGAAACAAGCCAAGCCAGGGTGCTTTTTTTTGCTCGTTTTCTTTATCAAGCCAAACCAAGCCGAGCCTATCTTTGACCAAGCTTTCACGAGCCGAGCTGAGCCTGCTTGGCTCGGCTAGGCTCGCTTTCACCCTTATCTGCTGCCTCCCTCGTCCTCCACGGTGCCAACGATAGCAACTCCTTCCTCTTCCGTCCCATCCTTGCCTTggatctcctctcctctcctctaaaTGGAGTTTTGCTTCGCCTTTGTGAGAgcgagagagggggaagggatGAGACTATAGGAGAAGATGAGGTTAGGGCATGCCTTGCCTGACCAACGCCAACGCCTTTGTCACCCTGTCCGGCCAACACCATCGGCGTCACCGCCCTAGCCCAGACAACCAACTGTCGCTGGAGGGAGGTcataaaaggaaagaaaagaagaagagaaatgaaaaaagagagaaggaaatagggaaaaaataaaaagagatgTGACTTACACTTGGGTcccacattttttattttctccttgCTGACTAGGAtgtcacatcagcaaaacCACCCTGTACTTCCTTTGGAACTAATCTGTAAGGTTTTGAACACTTTAGAGGCTAAAATTTCTAGTATTGACGTTTAGGGATGTTTCGCATACTTGACATAAAGTTGAAGGACAGCAAGTAAACTTATTCCCTGGTGTTTTGATGCAAACGCTGGCTGTTCAGCCCACATAAGAGAAAGGCccatttcttccttttctccCCTATTCTGGTTCCCTCCCCCTATCTATCTATCCCCTTCTTATCCACTCCACCTCGCCTTCCCGGAACGAAATGGCAGTGGCGTCCCACTGAGGACTGAGCCAGCCAGACTCCACCGCCGCAGCGTTTTtccccgtcgcgccgccgtcgcaatGGCTACGGCCATAGCAGCCTCCGCGttcccctcctccgccttcgCCGGCAACAGGGCGCTCCCCCGCCAGCGACGAGCGGCGAGGCCcgcgccccgccgcgccgccgcgggaggCCTGTCGGTGCGGTGCGAGCAGAGCGAGAAGCAGAAGAGGCAGCCGCTCTCCGCGCTCGTCCCCCGCGAGCAGCGATTCATGTTCGAAGGCGATGAGCTCTGCGGCCCTGTACGAACCCTGGCCTCTTTCTCAGTGACTTCCAGTTCAGAAAATGAATAGTAATGCTACATTTCCTTGGAAGTGTAGAGTCAGTGAAGGGAAATTTACCATGGTTTAGGAATTAGGACTGCCACTTATACAGGAAAGCTTCAAGAATAGTTCTTAGGCGTTGTTCTCTCcattcttttataaattagtaaGCTCCATCTTGGTCTATCTGGTCAAATCCTTTCTTTACATTGATAATGTTAGCAAAAATGCAGTATTTGCATGCTACTATATGGTATAGAGCATCATCTTTAAAGCTAGCTATTCGTAATTTATCTTAAATGGGCTATGTGCATCTTTGACGCAGCAGCTAggttatccattatctaaaaattcgtTGTTAAAGAGGATTCCATAAAAATGGGCCGAAAATAGTTTGAAAAGAACCTTTAATGTAAAACTcactctctcacacacacaacacatacacacacaccaaaaaacaaagaacaaaGGGCACTGGTTTCATGAAAATTACATTTGCCGTTCAAAATATGTCACTAACATCATGTTGTAAAACTCAATAATGTTTGCCTCTACATGCCTtccatatttttcatctctgTCGATGTTTAGGCACGTGAAGTGCAAACTCGGTATGGATACTGTTCTTCTGCTCTACTGTTGCATTAGGACCGTGGCCTGttcattctttcttttctgtGTATCCTGTTCTGCATAGTGATCAGGCCAAGAAATTTATATTGCAGGACATATGGAACACAACATGGTACCCTAAGGCTGCAGATCATGTAACTACTGAGAAGACATGGTACGTTGTTgatgcaactgacaagatccTAGGTAGGCTCGCATCCACCATTGCAGTACATATCAGAGGAAAGAATGAGGCCACATACACCCCCAGTGTGGACATGGGGGCTTTTGTTGTTGTGGTATGTATGTTTCTTcaaattcatttataaattatagtagTGGACACAATAGGACCCCACTGTAGTAATATGCACTATGAGGTACCTGGAAGGGGAGATCCACCTGAAGGCATCTTGAAGCCAATTTCATGCATATCTATGTATGTTACTGTGTGTTTTTTATACTGATGCATCTCTGAAGAGCAATTGCTATGCAAATACTATTGTAAGTTCCTGAGCTACCATGCTTAACTCTATGTTCACATAGGTAAATGCAGAGAAGGTTGCTGTTTCTGGTAAAAAGCGGACACAGAAGCTCTACAGGAGGCACTCTGGACGGCCTGGTGGAATGAAAGAAGAAACTTTTGATCAGCTTCAGAAAAGGATACCGGAGAGAATTATTGAACATGCAGTACGTGGCATGCTTCCCAAAGGCAGGGTAAGACATCATCTCTTAGGACTCAATAATAGTTGGTTTTGTCAAGTGTTTTTGACCTTAAGTCGATCTAAGCCCTAACTTGGTATACATATGCTTTTATCCTTATTTTGGTCAATTTCTAGTGCGTATCAGAGATGGGTATCCTTGTTCTGCTCCTTGTACTTGTGTATAATGTTATTTACCCaatccatgaaaaatatttgctTTAGTTGAATTGCTGAGATGGATGGCATCAGCTAACATAGTACTGGATGTATtctccaaaaacttttctaaagCCTTTTACTGTTTCTACTTCTCATGTTAAGTGTTGGTGACACGCTGACTCATGTCATCTGGCCAACCATGTGGCATGCTCTATGCAGCTGGGAAGAAGACTGTTTACCCACCTCAAGGTGTACAAGGGACCAGGACATCCCCACGAGGCTCAAAAACCTGTTCCACTGCCTATCGCGGATAAAAGAATACAAAAGACTGATAAGTAGAGAATTGCCGTGGAGATTCAGATGGATACAACAACCCCACGTAAATTCCTCCCCACAGGATTTTATCCAATCTTAGGGATCTGATGCATCTGTCTGTATGGGGAACGGAGtgtacatttttatttttatttttgtaatttactTATTCCGAATGTTTGGTCTTTCTTCGCCATAGTTCTTCCTGATTGCATATCATGTACTTACTGTACGATTTGAAGCAATCTAATATTTCCATATTCAATTGAGTAGTGCAATTTTGACCTGGTGAGATGAGCTTTATGTGTCACTATTTGGTGGTCAAAGTGTTctctttttatcatttttttgcaGTGGGCATCAGGTGTTTCTACCTGAACACCTTTCCTAATACCAGGTGTAGATCTGTCAATTCCAGTGTTTGTCTTCCATACTGCGAAAAGCACGCACACAGTACGAATCATGTGTTCAATGAGTAAAGTCTTGTTTAGCTagtgaaagaaaatttttaatttttaagcgTTATCTCGGACGACGTTTGATCAGACGTTGAAAGTGGTTTTCATCAGACGTTGAAAGTGGTTTtcagacatgaatgaaaaaaacgaattttatagcTTATGTAGAAACTGCggaataaatcttttaagtctaattaattcatcattaatatatttgaGTTATTATAAcacttatgattaattatgtactaactGAGCGTAAAAATTTGTCGTAGGAGCATGAGCATTGAATAAGCGGCCGGGTGAGACGAGATCCCGAGTGCCCAGGTCGTCGCCTGACTCGCCTCTATAGACTCCGTGCGATGGGATTCTTGAGAACGCGTCACTGCTTACCTAACCCAACACACACCCCAATCACCCAACCAAACCGCGCGCGCCGCACCGGACGTCGTCCGGTCGCTCGCCCGTCGCGACCCCACCTGAGCAGCTGAGCGGAGAGCTC
This is a stretch of genomic DNA from Oryza brachyantha chromosome 1, ObraRS2, whole genome shotgun sequence. It encodes these proteins:
- the LOC102715348 gene encoding probable hexosyltransferase MUCI70 isoform X1, producing MPSSTIRSISITVSDDDAAAGLPAAAPRRARASRRKAAARGVGQRAVLLVARWWPVLLLLPAVALLLFEASRLRASPGPSPPVSKSSLGRLDPTTRLVHGLREPCLKFLSPKGIENLVFPEGTRLNSVVKRIIYKSDDNDYDTYHSDANSTYLLQHAEATRFNLFTGFQTLPDREESFKVNETINVHCGFYSDNGGFKISDIDMRYMRSCKVVVSTCAFGGGDDLYQPIGMVNSSIGKVCYVALWDEVTLSTQESEGRVVDGNGMRGRWRIIVVRSLPFVDQRLNGKIPKMLSHRLFPEARYSIWVDSKYQFRRDPIGVLEALLWRTNSTFAISEHGARSNIYDEGKAIVQKHKATPEEVEVQLTQYRKDGMPDAKRLHGLKALAEASVIVRELAPVTNHFMCAWFNEVVRFTSRDQLSFPYVLWRLNMPGINMFPVCTRRDLVNSLGHTRKVKPLLTQTISESSTT
- the LOC102715348 gene encoding probable hexosyltransferase MUCI70 isoform X2, which produces MTWLYFVCMMLAACLKFLSPKGIENLVFPEGTRLNSVVKRIIYKSDDNDYDTYHSDANSTYLLQHAEATRFNLFTGFQTLPDREESFKVNETINVHCGFYSDNGGFKISDIDMRYMRSCKVVVSTCAFGGGDDLYQPIGMVNSSIGKVCYVALWDEVTLSTQESEGRVVDGNGMRGRWRIIVVRSLPFVDQRLNGKIPKMLSHRLFPEARYSIWVDSKYQFRRDPIGVLEALLWRTNSTFAISEHGARSNIYDEGKAIVQKHKATPEEVEVQLTQYRKDGMPDAKRLHGLKALAEASVIVRELAPVTNHFMCAWFNEVVRFTSRDQLSFPYVLWRLNMPGINMFPVCTRRDLVNSLGHTRKVKPLLTQTISESSTT
- the LOC102712221 gene encoding 50S ribosomal protein L13, chloroplastic, yielding MATAIAASAFPSSAFAGNRALPRQRRAARPAPRRAAAGGLSVRCEQSEKQKRQPLSALVPREQRFMFEGDELCGPDIWNTTWYPKAADHVTTEKTWYVVDATDKILGRLASTIAVHIRGKNEATYTPSVDMGAFVVVVNAEKVAVSGKKRTQKLYRRHSGRPGGMKEETFDQLQKRIPERIIEHAVRGMLPKGRLGRRLFTHLKVYKGPGHPHEAQKPVPLPIADKRIQKTDK